The following are from one region of the Capsicum annuum cultivar UCD-10X-F1 chromosome 1, UCD10Xv1.1, whole genome shotgun sequence genome:
- the LOC107852776 gene encoding glucan endo-1,3-beta-glucosidase — protein sequence MEKLNVFSCFLVLFLCTRFCQGAPNKGTWCVANWFVKDDDLKAYLEETCDGRICRNILPGYPCFEPNNYHSHASYILNKQFKKNHAPCREDLGMIIHMNPSYGDCKYK from the exons ATGGAAAAGCTCAATGTATTCTCATGCTTCCTCGTGTTGTTTCTCTGCACAAGGTTTTGTCAG GGAGCCCCTAATAAAGGGACTTGGTGTGTTGCAAATTGGTTCGTAAAAGATGATGACTTAAAAGCCTATCTAGAAGAAACATGTGATGGGCGCATTTGTAGAAACATTCTACCGGGTTATCCTTGCTTTGAGCCTAATAATTATCATAGTCATGCTTCCTATATTCTTAAcaaacaatttaagaaaaatcATGCTCCATGTCGTGAGGATCTCGGCATGATAATACATATGAATCCAT CTTATGGAGATTGTAAGTACAAATGA